The Bos taurus isolate L1 Dominette 01449 registration number 42190680 breed Hereford chromosome 16, ARS-UCD2.0, whole genome shotgun sequence genome includes the window CTATCTCAACGGTGTTGTGTGTTCTCTGATTCACTTGTGTTTAGCTCTTCAGATCCCATCCTACAGATCAAATGTGATCAACCACTTCTTTTGTGACCTCCCCCCTCTCTTGTCTCTTGCTTGCTCTGATGTCATCGTGAATCAATTGGTGCTATACATTGTGGCCACATTCTATGAGATCATCACCATCACGGTCATCCTCATGTCCTACTTGTTTATTCTCATCACCATCCTGAGGATGCACTCTGCAGACAAAAGGCGCAAAGCTTTTTccacctgtgcttcccacctcaCTGTCATCATTGTCTTTCACGGAACAATCCTTTTCATTTATTGCCGGCCCCACTCTGGCAACAGCATGGATACTGACAAAGTGGCCACGGTGTTCTACACTGTAGtgatccccatgctgaaccccctgATCTATAGTCTGAGGAACAAGGATGTGAAAGAAGCTCTCAGAAAAGTGATGAGCTCCAAAATATTACCCTAGAGAATATTTTCCTAGCAGGACTCAGGGTTAGAAATTGGAGGCTGATGAAAGGGTAATGATGCGTTTCAGTGTTGGAGTGAAAAGAACCGTCAAGATGTGAATAGCTATGAGTGAGTCTTTTTAATTCTCTTATCTTTGTGCCTTTTCAATTTACAAGTTTAGGATTGATtgagaatatttcaaaatgtGCAGCCTACTTCTTTGCTTTGATGCtatctaaaatgttttaaattggaCCATGTACTGGACCGTTAAAacacacaaattttattttctttagactTTCATGAGTTTAATGACCTaagtatcacattttattttaacatcCATTATGAGGACTATGATTCATTTTACAATTGAACACCTgttattttacaataaggaacacACCTTTGTCAGTTTTTACATAGAATAAGAttccatatgtgtatataaatatatatatattctctttattgttttgttcttacttcctttattattttttgtttttgtcattgcAGTATACAGTGGTTTTGGGGTTTCATATATTATCACATCTGAATAATAGAGACATTGATAATAATTATGTTACAGAAATTTTAGGGAAATTAAACTACATGTCAAGTGAAAATAGCTTAAGAATAGTCCTAACACATAATTGGTCATCTCTTtacgtatgtgtatatgtgtgtttgtgtgtgtgtatgtgtgtgtgcatagaaGTATATTATCTATTGCACTTGATAGTtttgtgctttgcagat containing:
- the OR5L1C gene encoding olfactory receptor family 5 subfamily L member 1C, coding for MDEKNCTAVTDFILLGFSDAPELRVFLFLLFLSIYGVTVWGNLGMIALIQVSSRLHTPMYFFLSHLSFVDFCYSTTITPKILANILNEDKAISFLECAVQFYLFCTFVVTEVILLAVMAYDRFVAISDPLLYMITMSRNLCVELVSCCYLNGVVCSLIHLCLALQIPSYRSNVINHFFCDLPPLLSLACSDVIVNQLVLYIVATFYEIITITVILMSYLFILITILRMHSADKRRKAFSTCASHLTVIIVFHGTILFIYCRPHSGNSMDTDKVATVFYTVVIPMLNPLIYSLRNKDVKEALRKVMSSKILP